A window of Alphaproteobacteria bacterium contains these coding sequences:
- the dctP gene encoding TRAP transporter substrate-binding protein DctP translates to MSNRSQRAAKAAATTRRRMLQAALVTGGSAAVLAATSQLGAPYIGTAKAEGSTWKVQTSWPGGIGLQIFKDWCATIVEKTGGELAFQGFGAKDVVGDFQLFDAVKNGVLDAMNPFTIYWAGRMPASVFLTSYPAGLRNPHEWDVFYYGLGGLEMARELFAKQGMYYVGPIHHGPNIIHSKVPIRSIEDFKGRKMRLPGGMVAEIFQDIGAKTTLMPGSDIFPALEKGTIDVADYVGPAVNYALGFHQVTRFISMGPPGFMSLYQPVDLMDLTVGDRSWQALSPEMKQFVEMEVHVYSDLHHAAIQKADQEAWGKFAEAGTRVTRLSERDVEAFTKVAIPRWFNWANKDESAARVFKIQLDYMMSGSLGYVTPDAVAGQELKWS, encoded by the coding sequence CGGCCAAGGCCGCGGCGACCACGCGCCGACGCATGCTACAGGCAGCGCTAGTCACCGGCGGCAGTGCGGCAGTCCTGGCGGCGACGAGCCAGCTCGGCGCGCCGTATATCGGCACTGCCAAGGCGGAGGGCTCGACGTGGAAGGTGCAGACCTCCTGGCCCGGCGGCATCGGCCTGCAGATTTTCAAGGACTGGTGCGCCACCATTGTCGAGAAGACCGGTGGCGAGCTGGCGTTCCAGGGCTTTGGCGCCAAGGACGTGGTTGGCGATTTCCAGCTCTTCGATGCGGTGAAGAACGGCGTGCTCGATGCCATGAACCCATTCACCATTTACTGGGCCGGGCGCATGCCGGCTTCCGTGTTTCTGACCTCGTATCCTGCGGGTCTGCGCAACCCGCACGAATGGGACGTGTTTTACTACGGCCTTGGCGGGCTGGAGATGGCTCGTGAGCTGTTCGCTAAACAGGGCATGTACTATGTTGGGCCCATCCATCACGGCCCTAATATCATTCACTCCAAAGTGCCGATCCGCTCGATCGAGGATTTCAAGGGGCGCAAGATGCGCTTGCCCGGCGGCATGGTGGCGGAAATCTTCCAGGATATCGGCGCCAAGACCACGTTGATGCCAGGCTCGGACATTTTCCCAGCGTTGGAGAAGGGCACTATTGACGTTGCCGACTATGTTGGCCCGGCGGTCAACTATGCGCTCGGTTTCCACCAGGTCACGCGCTTTATCTCCATGGGCCCACCCGGTTTCATGTCGCTCTACCAGCCCGTCGATTTGATGGACCTGACTGTTGGTGATCGCTCCTGGCAAGCCTTGTCGCCCGAGATGAAGCAGTTCGTGGAGATGGAGGTGCACGTCTATTCCGATCTCCACCACGCCGCCATCCAGAAGGCAGACCAGGAGGCCTGGGGCAAGTTCGCCGAGGCCGGCACACGCGTCACGCGCCTGTCCGAACGCGATGTCGAGGCCTTCACCAAGGTCGCGATCCCGCGCTGGTTCAACTGGGCCAACAAAGACGAGAGTGCGGCACGGGTGTTCAAGATCCAGCTTGACTACATGATGTCTGGCAGCCTCGGCTACGTTACGCCAGACGCTGTGGCAGGCCAGGAGCTCAAGTGGAGCTAG
- a CDS encoding TRAP transporter small permease subunit, producing MPDLQFVLPHWLYWAGLIVFPLSAMALVKWQGARGPLTHVSLPIGYLLLVTAGFIGAHRFYVRDWRGVMFLPLLAAIIYANGEIRDARELRSIADSDVQVAQYDVEYGELDVADGREGAEVALVSAREGLVEAQESLAAAEAGMRLWSTAALYVAIAVALFLLLDAVLLPGMVRRCRAVEGEVAPPGEVTDEGLPPNSHHGLAGILEAVTRLSGEFVAYWSVIAVFAYYYEVIARYIFNSPTNWVHEGMFLMFGMQYLISGAYAYMADSHVRVDVFYARLSVRGKAITDLMTSVFFFVFAGTLLVTGWTFMMDSFEVGEVSFTEWAIQYWPVKITIVLGAALILLQGLAKMLADLQLAMRAEA from the coding sequence ATGCCTGACCTGCAATTTGTCCTGCCCCACTGGCTCTATTGGGCGGGCCTGATCGTCTTTCCGCTCTCTGCGATGGCGCTGGTCAAGTGGCAGGGTGCGCGCGGTCCACTCACGCATGTCTCGCTGCCGATAGGCTATCTGTTGCTGGTCACGGCGGGCTTTATTGGTGCCCATCGCTTCTACGTGCGCGACTGGCGCGGGGTGATGTTCCTGCCGTTGCTTGCTGCCATCATCTACGCCAACGGCGAGATCCGTGATGCTCGAGAGCTGCGCTCCATCGCCGATTCCGATGTGCAGGTTGCCCAATATGACGTGGAATATGGAGAGCTCGATGTCGCCGATGGCCGCGAGGGCGCTGAGGTGGCGCTCGTCTCGGCGCGGGAGGGCCTCGTCGAGGCGCAGGAGAGCCTTGCGGCAGCCGAGGCTGGGATGCGGCTATGGTCGACAGCTGCGCTCTATGTTGCGATCGCTGTCGCCTTGTTTCTGTTGCTCGATGCGGTGCTGCTGCCGGGCATGGTGCGGCGCTGCCGTGCTGTCGAGGGCGAGGTCGCACCTCCCGGCGAGGTGACCGACGAAGGACTGCCACCCAATTCCCACCACGGGCTGGCTGGAATATTGGAGGCAGTTACCCGACTGTCGGGGGAGTTCGTGGCCTATTGGTCGGTAATCGCGGTCTTCGCCTATTACTACGAAGTCATCGCCCGCTACATCTTCAATTCGCCGACCAACTGGGTGCATGAGGGTATGTTCCTAATGTTTGGTATGCAATATCTCATCTCCGGCGCCTATGCCTACATGGCCGATTCCCATGTCCGTGTGGATGTATTTTATGCCCGCTTATCCGTACGCGGAAAAGCGATCACGGATCTCATGACCTCGGTTTTCTTTTTTGTCTTTGCCGGTACGCTTCTGGTCACCGGCTGGACCTTCATGATGGACTCGTTCGAGGTGGGCGAGGTCTCGTTTACCGAATGGGCGATCCAGTATTGGCCGGTCAAGATCACCATCGTTCTCGGTGCGGCACTAATCCTGCTACAGGGACTAGCTAAAATGCTGGCCGACCTGCAGCTCGCCATGCGGGCGGAGGCCTGA